Proteins encoded by one window of Salvia splendens isolate huo1 chromosome 5, SspV2, whole genome shotgun sequence:
- the LOC121804791 gene encoding tRNA pseudouridine synthase Pus10 — MASNGAALHSDTTKAHVSSAAETDNDDLVFLRRAARSLPPPVLKDLLSNGVCARCILKQFGQHEYICSRPSVTTPLLNVILREVAEHGDAGAANDSVGESKDMVDVEKELQEVCRVCLGILQFLYVDDNGILVKKSHACDFAAAVADNVEQGGYQIDSFCLLVSLPPVVVDNEQAVWSYIKEKYSSESWFTEKFPSSCITVKDFLKLSITNPLEKLLDVKCNENSFRVQLTYTLSDALSENEPISESNGCYKRRKIGETDTLKNSTDLQKVENHDLTSNSSNGCKDDQAGLSKFPLEKVNGNGCCSLFFQCYKTSVYVGGRYLKYSRNVSQSRWIIDDERMGEASVEEIVGSNILPICQGDKYKFHAAGREDIDVRMLGTGRPFLVEILNARQFPSDLLIKEIETKINSLESKLVQVKNLRFLGSQGWELMREGEAEKQKQYVALVWISRPFENEDEQKLSSVTDLKVLQKTPVRVLHRRSPLEREKIIHWMKIEKIAGSSQYFLLHLCTQAGTYIKEFVHGDLGRTYPNVGSILGCRAEILQLDVTDVKMDCFQA, encoded by the exons ATGGCCAGCAACGGCGCCGCACTTCACAGTGATACCACAAAAGCGCACGTTAGCTCCGCCGCTGAAACTGACAATGACGACCTAGTGTTCCTCCGCCGCGCCGCCCGCTCTCTGCCGCCGCCAGTCCTCAAGGACTTGCTGTCCAATGGC GTTTGTGCACGTTGTATACTTAAGCAATTTGGTCAACACGAGTATATATGTTCTCGTCCTTCGGTTACAACGCCTCTTCTGAATGTGATTCTTCGCGAAGTGGCAGAGCATGGTGATGCTGGGGCCGCTAATGATAGTGTTGGGGAAAGTAAAGATATGGTTGACGTAGAAAAAGAATTACAGGAGGTTTGCAGGGTTTGTCTAGGCATTTTGCAGTtcctatatgttgatgacaatGGAATTTTGGTGAAAAAGAGTCATGCTTGCGATTTTGCTGCAGCAGTTGCAGACAATGTAGAGCAAGGGGGCTATCAAATCGATAGCTTCTGTCTCCTAGTGTCCCTGCCCCCGGTTGTGGTCGATAATGAGCAGGCAGTTTG GTCATATATAAAAGAGAAGTATAGTTCTGAATCTTGGTTCACAGAAAAGTTCCCATCTTCATGCATTACAGTGAAAGATTTCTTGAAATTGTCAATTACAAATCCCTTGGAGAAGTTGTTG GATGTAAAATGCAACGAGAATTCATTCCGAGTTCAATTAACATACACACTTTCTGATGCACTATCCGAGAATGAGCCCATTAGTGAGAGCAATGGCTGCTATAAGAGGAGGAAAATAG GTGAGACTGATACCTTGAAGAACTCTACCGACTTGCAAAAGGTTGAAAACCATGACCTCACTTCCAATTCTTCAAATGGGTGCAAAGATGATCAGGCTGGTTTGTCAAAATTCCCACTAGAGAAG GTCAATGGAAATGGGTGCTGCTCCTTGTTTTTTCAATGCTACAAGACTTCTGTCTATGTTGGTGGGAGATATCTTAAG TACTCTAGAAATGTCAGCCAGTCACGCTGGATTATAGATGATGAACGAATGGGTGAAGCATCTGTTGAG GAAATCGTTGGTAGCAACATCCTCCCCATCTGTCAGGGTGACAAGTACAAGTTCCATGCTGCCGGGAGAGAAGACATTGAT GTGCGCATGCTGGGCACTGGGCGACCTTTTCTGGTTGAGATCCTGAATGCACGCCAATTCCCTTCTGATCTGTTGATAAAGGAGATCGAAACGAAGATAAATAGCTTGGAAAGCAAACTT GTGCAAGTGAAGAATCTTAGGTTTTTGGGTAGTCAGGGTTGGGAGCTGATGCGTGAAGGAGAAGCAGAAAAGCAG AAACAGTATGTTGCACTAGTGTGGATTTCTCGTCCCTTTGAAAATGAAGATGAGCAAAAGTTATCATCGGTCACGGATCTG AAAGTTTTGCAGAAAACTCCAGTGAGAGTCCTCCATCGTCGAAGTCCACTAGAACgtgaaaaaatcatacattg GATGAAAATAGAAAAGATAGCTGGTAGTTCTCAATATTTCCTTTTGCACTTGTGCACTCAG GCTGGAACTTACATCAAGGAATTCGTTCATGGAGATCTCGGACGTACATATCCCAA TGTCGGTTCGATCCTGGGATGCAGAGCAGAAATATTGCAACTTGATGTCACAGATGTGAAGATGGATTGCTTCCAAGCCTGA
- the LOC121801896 gene encoding T-complex protein 1 subunit beta yields MAVENLFKDEATEEKGERARMASFIGAMAIADLVKTTLGPKGMDKILQSTGRGHGVTVTNDGATILKSLHIDNPAAKVLVDISKVQDDEVGDGTTSVVVLAGELLREAEKLVNSKIHPMTIISGYRMAAECALNALIEKVADNKLDADKFKSDLLKIAMTTLSSKILSQDKEHFGKLAVDAVMRLKGSTNLESIQIIKKPGGSLKDSFLDEGFILDKKIGVGQPKRIENAKILVANTAMDTDKVKIYGARVRVDSMAKVAEIEVAEKEKMREKVQKIINHGINCFVNRQLIYNFPEELFADAGVLAIEHADFDGIERLALVTGGDIASTFDNPESVKLGQCKLIEEIMIGEDRLIHFSGVEMGQACTIVLRGASPHMLDEAERSLHDALCVLSQTVNDSRVLLGGGWPEMVMAKAVDELARRTPGKRSHAIEAFSRALVAIPTIIADNAGLDSAELVAQLRAEHHKEGTNAGIDVISGSVGDMAERGICEAFKVKHAVLLSATEAAEMILRVDEIITCAPRRREDRM; encoded by the exons ATGGCG GTAGAAAATCTTTTCAAAGATGAGGCCACAGAGGAGAAGGGTGAGCGTGCCCGAATG GCCTCTTTTATTGGAGCCATGGCTATAGCTGACTTGGTTAAGACAACCTTAGGACCTAAGGGGATG GATAAAATTTTGCAATCCACTGGCAGAGGACATGGTGTCACGGTGACAAATGATGGGGCCACCATCTTAAAGTCCCTTCACATTGACAACCCTGCAGCTAAAGTCCTTGTTG ATATCTCAAAAGtacaagatgatgaagttggtGATGGTACAACTTCAGTTGTTGTTTTAGCCGGGGAGCTTTTGAGGGAAGCAGAGAAGCTTGTCAATTCCAAAATTCATCCAATGACCATTATTTCAG GGTACCGTATGGCTGCTGAATGTGCATTAAATGCATTGATCGAGAAGGTTGCAGATAATAAATTGGATGCAG ACAAATTTAAGTCCGACTTACTGAAGATTGCAATGACTACTTTGAGTTCCAAAATTCTCTCTCAGGACAAAGAACATTTTGGCAAACTGGCTGTTGATGCAGTTATGAGGCTGAAG GGAAGTACGAATTTGGAATCCATTCAAATCATAAAGAAGCCTGGAGGGTCGCTAAAAGATTCCTTTTTGGATGAAGG ATTTATTTTGGACAAAAAAATTGGTGTTGGCCAACCAAAACGTATTGAGAATGCAAAGATTTTGGTGGCAAATACGGCAATGGATACAGATAAAGTGAAAATTTATGGGGCGCGTGTCCGAGTTGATTCGATGGCTAAGGTCGCTGAGATTGAAGTGGCTGAAAAGGAAAAGATGAGGGAGAAGGTGCAAAAGATTATAAATCATGGGATAAACTGCTTCGTTAATCGCCAGTTGATCTACAATTTTCCAGAGGAATTATTTGCTGACGCTGGAGTACTTGCAATAGAGCATGCTGATTTTGATGGTATCGAGCGGCTGGCACTTGTTACTGGTGGTGATATTGCATCAACTTTCGATAATCCAGAGTCAGTTAAGCTTGGGCAATGCAAGCTCATTGAAGAAATTATGATTGGCGAGGACCGGTTGATTCACTTTTCTGGTGTTGAAATGGGCCAGGCATGTACAATTGTTTTGAGAGGTGCAAG CCCTCATATGTTGGATGAAGCTGAAAGATCTCTGCATGACGCCTTGTGTGTTCTATCACAAACGGTAAACGACAGCAGGGTGTTGCTTGGAGGTGGATGGCCTGAGATGGTAATGGCAAAAGCAGTTGATGAACTTGCTAGGCGAACTCCGGGAAAGAGGTCTCATGCCATTGAAGCCTTTTCAAGGGCGCTTGTGGCCATTCCAACTATCATTGCTGACAACGCTGGCTTGGACAGTGCTGAATTAGTTGCTCAACTCCGAGCAGAGCACCACAAGGAAGGGACCAATGCTGGGATTGACGTCATCTCTGGATCT GTCGGAGATATGGCCGAGAGAGGGATATGTGAGGCATTCAAAGTGAAGCATGCTGTTTTGCTTTCAGCAACTGAAGCTGCTGAGATGATCCTAAGGGTCGACGAAATCATCACCTGCGCACCACGAAGAAGAGAAGACAGGATGTGA
- the LOC121803571 gene encoding L-ascorbate oxidase homolog: protein MLKYTSKSQSKIPNPFSPLSSIPPISALPNMPLRLAVVLAFLALAAAEDPYRFFNWNVTYGTIWPLGLPQQGILINGQFPGPNINSVTNDNIIVNVFNSLDEPFLIHWNGIQNRRNSYEDGVLGTTCPIPPGKNFTYILQMKDQIGSFSYFPSLGFHKAAGGFGGIKILSRPGIPVPFDNPADDFTVLIGDWYATNHTVLRGILDGGNKLPFPDAILINGRGQNATSFNVEQGKTYRFRICNVGLQNSLNFRIQGHKMKVVEVEGTHTLQISYSSLDIHVGQCMSVLVTADQPSQSYYIAVSSRFTTPVLLTTGFLRYSYSNSPPSGPLPGGPTVEIDWSLNQARSIRTNLTASGPRPNPQGSYHYGMINTTRTIRLASSAGQVDNKQRYAINSVSFKPADTPLKVADYFKIDGVFRVGSVSDAPSYGGVYLDTGVIGADYRTYIEIVFENDEDIVQSYHLSGYSFFVVGMDGGQWRSDSRNEYNLRDAVSRCTVQVYPKSWTAIYLALDNVGMWNLRSEFWARQYLGQQLYLRVYTPSTSLRDEYPIPRNALLCGRASGRRTRPL from the exons ATGCTTAAATACACCTCCAAATCCCAATCCAAAATCCCCAATCCATTCTCCCCTCTCTCTTCTATCCCACCCATTTCCGCTCTCCCAAACATGCCGCTAAGATTAGCGGTAGTTTTGGCGTTTCTGGCCCTCGCCGCCGCAGAGGATCCCTACCGATTCTTCAATTGGAATGTCACCTACGGCACCATCTGGCCGCTCGGCCTCCCCCAGCAg GGTATTTTGATAAATGGGCAATTTCCTGGGCCGAATATCAACTCTGTTACCAACGACAACATCATTGTCAATGTCTTCAACAGCTTGGATGAGCCCTTCCTCATTCACTG GAATGGGATTCAGAATAGGAGGAACTCTTACGAAGACGGAGTGTTGGGAACAACATGTCCGATCCCTCCGGGAAAGAACTTCACATACATTCTACAAATGAAGGATCAAATAGGGAGCTTTTCATATTTCCCATCACTGGGATTCCACAAGGCTGCTGGTGGATTCGGCGGGATTAAAATCTTAAGTAGACCGGGAATCCCGGTCCCTTTTGATAATCCTGCCGATGACTTCACCGTCTTGATTGGAGATTGGTATGCAACGAATCACACT GTCTTGAGGGGAATCCTCGACGGCGGCAACAAGTTGCCTTTTCCAGACGCGATCCTCATCAACGGCCGCGGCCAAAACGCGACATCTTTCAATGTCGAACAAGGCAAAACATACCGCTTTCGGATATGCAACGTGGGATTGCAGAACTCTCTCAACTTCCGGATCCAAGGCCACAAGATGAAGGTGGTTGAGGTGGAAGGAACTCACACTCTGCAGATCAGCTACTCCTCTCTCGACATCCACGTCGGCCAGTGCATGTCTGTGCTCGTCACGGCTGATCAGCCGTCACAGAGCTACTACATTGCTGTGTCGAGCCGGTTCACCACCCCTGTCCTACTCACCACTGGCTTCCTCCGTTACTCCTACTCCAACAGCCCGCCCTCGGGCCCCCTTCCCGGGGGACCAACCGTTGAGATCGACTGGTCCCTCAACCAAGCTCGTTCCATCAG gaCTAATCTTACAGCGAGCGGGCCAAGACCGAACCCACAGGGCTCTTACCACTATGGTATGATCAACACTACACGAACCATAAGGCTGGCTAGCTCGGCCGGTCAGGTGGACAATAAGCAGAGGTATGCTATCAACAGTGTGTCGTTTAAACCGGCCGACACCCCTTTGAAAGTCGCGGATTACTTCAAGATAGATGGGGTTTTTCGCGTTGGGAGTGTGTCGGATGCTCCTAGTTATGGAGGAGTGTACCTCGACACGGGAGTGATAGGTGCTGACTACAGAACCTACATCGAGATCGTGTTTGAAAACGATGAGGATATCGTGCAGAGCTATCACCTTAGCGGCTATTCCTTCTTCGTAGTCGG AATGGACGGAGGGCAATGGCGTTCCGATAGTCGAAACGAGTACAATCTACGTGATGCAGTCTCCCGTTGCACGGTCCAG GTGTATCCCAAGTCATGGACCGCGATATATCTGGCGTTGGACAACGTGGGAATGTGGAACTTGAGGTCGGAGTTCTGGGCCCGACAGTACCTGGGCCAGCAGCTGTATCTGAGGGTATACACGCCATCCACGTCATTGAGAGACGAATACCCCATCCCGAGGAATGCGCTTCTCTGTGGGAGGGCGAGCGGAAGGCGCACGAGGCCTCTTTAA
- the LOC121803572 gene encoding cytoplasmic tRNA 2-thiolation protein 1-like codes for MASEAAAETAAKPRGGRLCTICNTKRAALKRPKTLEQICKDCFYAVLEDEIHRVIVDNHIFKRGERVAIGASGGKDSTVLAYVMSELNRRHDYGLDLFLLSVDEGITGYRDDSLETVKRNEIQYGIPLKVVSYKDLYGWTMDEIVKLIGLKNNCTFCGVFRRQALDRGASLLKVDKIVTGHNADDIAETVLLNILRGDIARLSRCTSIITGEDGPIPRCKPFKYTYEKEIVMYAYFKRLDYFSTECIYSPNAYRGFAREFIKDLERIRPRAILDIIKSGEDFRIATHTKMPEQGNCERCGYISSQKWCKACVLLDGLNRGLPKQGIGRTRGLDAERNKDSRETNGTQSLQSKQCGSLDF; via the exons ATGGCGTCGGAAGCAGCGGCCGAGACGGCGGCGAAGCCTAGAGGCGGTAGGCTTTGCACCATCTGCAACACCAAGCGAGCCGCCCTCAAGCGCCCTAAAACCCTCGAACAA ATATGCAAAGACTGTTTCTACGCAGTTCTAGAAGACGAAATTCACAGAGTGATTGTGGATAATCACATCTTCAAGCGCGGCGAACGCGTCGCTATTGGAGCTTCTGGAGGAAAAG ATTCAACTGTGCTTGCATATGTGATGTCCGAATTGAATCGTAGACACGATTACGGGCTCGATCTTTTCTTGCTTTCGGTTGATGAAGGAATTACTGGATACAGAGATGATTCACTTGAAACTgttaaaagaaatgaaattcaG TATGGAATTCCTCTTAAAGTTGTCTCGTATAAAGACTTATATGGGTGGACGATGGATGAGATTGTGAAGCTGATAGGTCTCAAGAACAATTGTACCTTTTGTGGTGTTTTTCGTCGCCAG GCTCTCGACCGGGGTGCTTCTCTTTTAAAAGTAGACAAGATAGTTACAGGGCATAATGCAGATGACATTGCTGAGACAGTTCTACTAAACATATTGAGAGGCGACATTGCAAG GCTGAGTAGATGTACTTCTATTATTACGGGTGAAGATGGGCCTATTCCAAGATGCAAGCCTTTTAAGTACACCTATGAGAAGGAAATTGTGAT GTATGCATACTTCAAACGGTTGGATTACTTCTCAACCGAGT GCATATACTCTCCCAATGCCTATCGTGGCTTTGCTCGGGAATtcattaaagatttggagaggATCAG GCCAAGAGCTATACTCGACATCATAAAATCTGGTGAAGATTTTAGGATAGCAACCCATACAAAAATGCCAGAGCAGGGAAACTGTGAAAGGTGTGGTTACATCTCCAGCCAG AAATGGTGTAAAGCTTGCGTTCTACTTGATGGACTTAATCGAGGTTTGCCTAAGCAAGGTATTGGTCGGACGCGAGGCCTGGATGCCGAGCGCAACAAGGATTCGAGAGAAACTAATGGAACACAGAGTTTGCAGAGCAAGCAATGTGGATCACTTGACTTCTGA